From one Solanum lycopersicum chromosome 12, SLM_r2.1 genomic stretch:
- the LOC109119090 gene encoding uncharacterized protein, translating into MESTNLQIVNSNQFEMESTNSQIVNSNQVEVDSTDLKFLNSNQVEMESTNVPILSSSNVEVDPMSLNSVVFDVAENNNDYNIGDDDIELQAILFCSAQFHSGKDLKSRSNHDVGKKPMEIECSFILDSLNHEKGESSCRFCEICEDVFPLPDTMIWGNNCNHRYCVECIQNYIGENINEVIRDVSIRCPASDCKESLDIDLIMPIDFLIRVRDVSRLMKALASLEVIDCPYMDCMGKLIDDQQGYPIRACPKCWNLFCVNCKTLHFGMTCEIFQFSRQMNLLYEQQQYGGYRNEIANEEEEEEEEEAEEEEEEEEEEEEEEAL; encoded by the coding sequence ATGGAATCAACAAATTTGCAGATCGTGAATTCCAATCAATTTGAAATGGAATCTACGAATTCGCAAATTGTGAATTCCAATCAAGTTGAAGTGGATTCAACGGATTTGAAATTCTTGAATTCCAATCAAGTTGAAATGGAATCAACAAACGTGCCAATCTTGAGCTCCAGCAATGTCGAAGTTGATCCTATGTCGCTAAATTCTGTTGTCTTCGATGTGGCTGAAAATAACAATGACTACAACATCGGAGATGATGATATCGAGTTGCAAGCAATTCTATTTTGCTCAGCTCAGTTTCATTCTGGTAAGGATTTGAAATCGAGATCTAATCATGATGTTGGTAAAAAACCTATGGAGATTGAGTGTTCTTTCATTCTAGATTCACTTAACCATGAAAAGGGGGAATCTTCATGTAGATTTTGTGAAATATGTGAAGATGTCTTTCCGTTGCCAGACACAATGATATGGGGAAATAATTGCAATCATCGTTACTGTGTAGAATGCATACAGAATTATATAGGTGAAAATATCAATGAGGTTATCCGCGATGTTTCAATAAGGTGTCCTGCTTCTGATTGCAAGGAAAGTTTGGATATCGATTTAATAATGCCGATTGATTTTCTTATTCGAGTAAGAGATGTGAGTCGACTAATGAAAGCTTTGGCTTCACTTGAAGTTATTGATTGCCCTTATATGGATTGTATGGGTAAATTGATTGATGATCAACAGGGATATCCAATTAGGGCATGTCCTAAATGTTGGAACCTTTTCTGTGTCAATTGTAAAACCTTACATTTTGGAATGACATGTGAGATTTTTCAGTTTAGTAGGCAAATGAATTTGCTCTACGAGCAGCAACAATATGGAGGATATCGTAATGAAATAGCGaatgaagaggaagaggaagaggaagaggaggcggaagaggaagaggaagaggaagaagaagaagaagaagaagaagctctTTGA